A single window of Gossypium arboreum isolate Shixiya-1 chromosome 13, ASM2569848v2, whole genome shotgun sequence DNA harbors:
- the LOC108462953 gene encoding uncharacterized protein LOC108462953, whose amino-acid sequence METEKTKTTTCSSNQVSEMEEDTTTSKMDSPTNSQQTISDDDEIDYSIKPEFYDPNLDDKDELWVQSKRKGCVSDAVLSCPACFTTLCLECQRHEKYVTQYRAIFVANCKIEDGKVRQERVKPKRGKRRRETVEGEAVAAASGETFKSVHCSVCATEVGVIDEDEVYHFFNVLPSES is encoded by the exons ATGGAAACGGAGAAGACAAAAACCACCACTTGCAGTAGCAATCAAGTATCGGAGATGGAAGAAGACACCACAACATCAAAAATGGATTCCCCCACCAATTCCCAGCAAACCA TTTCTGACGATGATGAGATAGACTATTCGATCAAACCAGAATTCTATGACCCGAACCTTGACGACAAAGATGAATTATGGGTCCAAAGTAAGAGGAAAGGTTGTGTTTCTGATGCCGTGCTAAGCTGTCCTGCTTGTTTTACCACCCTTTGCCTTGAGTGTCAACG GCATGAAAAATATGTGACACAATACAGGGCGATTTTTGTTGCGAACTGCAAGATTGAAGACGGAAAAGTCAGGCAAGAAAGGGTAAAACCAAAAAGAGGCAAGCGAAGAAGAGAAACTGTTGAGGGTGAAGCAGTTGCTGCTGCCAGTGGGGAAACATTCAAGTCGGTCCACTGTTCGGTCTGCGCAACGGAGGTCGGTGTCATTGATGAAGATGAGGTATATCACTTTTTCAATGTTCTTCCAAGTGAGTCTTGA
- the LOC108464525 gene encoding E3 ubiquitin-protein ligase RING1-like, with product MSFDASVHGGGGDANTDGATNKPFFCYQCNRTVTVTIYPSADPSCPLCNEGFLEEYENPSFENPNPNSNPLSEPFLSVSDPFSSLLPLLFPSSSSTTSSSPSPASIDLHNPNLFGSTRSGRGDPFAFDPFTFIQNHLNDLRSRGAQIEFVIQNNPSEPGFRLPANIGDYFIGPGLEQLIQQLAENDPNRYGTPPASKSAIDALPSVKIAKNNLNSEFNQCAVCMDEFEQGAEAKQMPCKHLYHKDCILPWLELHNSCPVCRHELPTDDPDYERRVRGAQATGGGNDGDSSGGDNEQRSGDNRTAERSFRISLPWPFRARGSGSGSGSGDNPQTRQEDLD from the coding sequence ATGTCGTTCGACGCCAGCGTCCACGGTGGCGGCGGCGACGCTAACACCGACGGCGCGACCAACAAGCCTTTCTTTTGCTACCAATGTAACCGTACCGTCACCGTAACAATCTACCCTTCCGCTGACCCTTCTTGTCCTCTATGCAACGAAGGGTTCCTCGAAGAATACGAAAACCCTAGCTTTGAAAACCCGAATCCGAACTCAAACCCGTTATCCGAACCCTTTTTGTCGGTATCGGATCCGTTCTCTTCCTTGCTCCCGCTCCttttcccttcctcttcttcaaCGACGAGTTCTTCGCCGTCTCCTGCTTCAATTGACCTTCATAACCCTAACTTATTCGGGTCGACCCGGTCAGGCCGGGGTGACCCATTCGCTTTCGATCCATTTACCTTCATCCAAAACCATCTCAACGATCTCCGTTCAAGAGGAGCCCAAATCGAATTCGTGATCCAGAATAATCCGTCCGAGCCGGGTTTTCGGCTTCCAGCGAACATTGGGGATTATTTCATCGGACCGGGCCTCGAACAACTGATCCAGCAACTGGCTGAGAACGATCCGAACCGGTATGGGACCCCACCAGCATCGAAATCGGCCATCGACGCGCTGCCTTCGGTGAAGATAGCGAAGAATAACTTGAATTCGGAGTTCAACCAGTGCGCGGTTTGTATGGACGAGTTCGAGCAAGGGGCTGAAGCGAAGCAAATGCCCTGTAAGCATCTTTATCACAAGGACTGCATACTTCCGTGGCTGGAATTGCATAATTCCTGCCCTGTTTGTCGTCACGAGCTGCCTACCGATGATCCTGATTATGAGAGGAGGGTTCGTGGGGCGCAGGCTACTGGTGGAGGTAATGACGGCGATAGTAGTGGCGGTGATAATGAGCAGAGGTCGGGGGATAATCGGACGGCGGAGAGGAGTTTTAGGATATCGCTGCCCTGGCCGTTTCGGGCTCGTGGGTCGGGTTCAGGATCAGGATCAGGTGATAATCCGCAGACCAGGCAAGAAGATTTGGATTGA